Below is a window of Oceanipulchritudo coccoides DNA.
GGCAACCAGGCGATGGGCCTCAACGCCCGGATCGCCGTGATCCCCTACAAGGGCGCCTCCATGGATGATGCGATCGTTATCAGCGAACGCTTCGCCAAGCGGCTCAAGTCCCAGGCCGCCTACGCCCGGTCAATGGACTACAAGAACGGCATCAAGGGCGGCAAGGGACACTACCAGGGGCTGTTCCGGGACAAGTTTGAGAACAGGCAACTGGACAAGCTGGACAAGGATGGTGTCGTCCAAGTCGGCCAGGTGCTGGAGCAGGGGGATCCGATCATCCTGGCATCCAAGCCAAGGATGATATCCAGCCAGAACCTGGACCTTGGCGGGCTCTCCCGCTTCATGCAGAACTCACGCGCAGATGCGTCCGAAGTATGGGACCACGAATCGCCCGGGAAAGTGATCAATGTCACCCGTACCCGCAATGGGGTGAAGGTGGATAATTTTATTATTCTTTCTCAAAAGCCCCTTGAAGCGTGCGCGAAATTGGTGAAGTATAGTTACAGAAAGGTGCGGTTGGAATCTACCCTAAAACCTCAAAATATTATAATGAATGTACCTTTCCACAGCTTACAATTGTTATCATCCAGACACTGAGATTTTCACAGACCGAGGATGGATACCCATATCTAAGATTACTACTGACAGCCACGTGGCTGCCTTGTTTGACGTCGGTGATCCGGAGAACCGATTAAGATCCGGAGGTCCACCTACAGAGGAAATTGTTGCCCGGATGGTTCAACCCTCTGCGGTTGTCAGTTATCCCTACTCTGGACAACTCTACGGGCTGGATGCCAGCCATTCTGCCTACCTGGTAACTCCAAACCACAGGATATGGAGGAAAGGTAACTCTAAAGCCTGCAGGGAATGGTACTGCCGGGATGCACAGTCCGTTCATGGCACTAACCAACGCTTCATGATTGCTGCCAACTTTGACAGGGAAGTTGAGGACCCTCCCACGTTCGAGCTTCCAGAGGCTCACAATGCAAGGTCAGGTAAGGCCATGGATCATGTTTGCTCTTTCCCTTTTAACAGTTGGGTGAAGTTCATGGCCTTTTATCTGGCGGATGGAAACGTCCAGCACAGCAATAAAGTAAGCCACACAATCGTGATTACCCGGAAGATACCAGAGAAGTTTATTTCAGACACACTCGATGAGATGGGACTCCCGTTTACCCGGGTAAACGACCAGTACATCATTGGTCCCAATAAGCCCCTGTCACGCTATCTGAGGTCCTTCGGGAAGGCTTTTAACAAGTTTGTCCCCAGGGAGATCCTGCAAGCCTCCACACAGGTCATGAGATTGTTTTTGGACACAATCTGGAAGTGTGACGGTGACCGAAATGGTGGCCCTAATTATTATACGATATCGCCAAGGCTACGGGATGATATAGAGCGACTGTTAATTCTCACCGGTCATGCGGTAACGCTTCGTCAACGCGACAGGCGCAAGGAAAAACGCTTCTGTGAAGGCAGGCCTATTAACTCCAAATATGTCCTTCATGAGGCTCACAAGCTGGGGTATGCTACCGTTGGTACCAGCAAGAACTGGAACACTGCGTACTTTAAAGAATTCTTCCATGGCAACGTTTACTGTCCCTCTGTTCCCGGACTCGGTGTGGTACTTACCCGGTTCCGTGGCAAAACCATCTGGAACGGAAACTCCTTGTTAGAACTCAACGATTGAATTCAACCAGCAACAATTCAAGGAGCCTTGTCCCGGAAACCACGCAGAACTTTTCAGGAGGTTCCGGAATGGTTACCGGCTCCAGGGACTGGCAATGTGAAGTATGATGCCATAGACAAGCGGGAGATATTCAACCGACTGCTTATCGACACCTCCGACAAAAGGACACTTTACCAGTTGAGGTTCAAAGCAAAGTTGATTGGATTAGTATAACTACTTGTCCCCAAGTGAGCCAATGTCCTTCCACCAAATATATGGCTTCCCGAGAAATATATAGCTCAAAGCGGCAACAATTGAGTTTCCGACCAATAAACCAACTGCGGTCGCCCGGAAAGAAAAGGTTGGCATGCTGTTCGCAAAATTATTACCAGTTCCAAAAAGAAAATCCGCCATAGTCAAACATGCGCTGGGGCCAAATATTACCCAAACGATTATAGTCAGGACATTGATAAACCTTTTTAGCATCACTGTCCTATATGCTTTAGCTCCTTTGTGTGCCAGCAAAAAGGGAGAAGCGGGCCCTTGCCTCCCTGAAATCAAAACGCCTTCAGCGCCCGCTCCGGTGCCTTGCTGGGCAATTTTACGCGCCCGCTCCACGGTCATGGCTGTAACGTATTCCTCCACGGTCTGCCCCCGGATGCCGGCGGCGGTCTGGATCATGACCTGCCCCCCTTTACTGGACGGTTTCCAATGAGAGAGTCCTCGGGCTGCGGTCCATGTGTGCAGGCCGCTGAACTCGGGTCCATTGTCAATGGTGATCGCCTTAGGCAGTTGCTTACCGGATCTCTCTCCCAATACGCAAACAAACACTTAGCGGCGGATTTCGACCTAACTACGCTTTTTCCCTTCCATGGGTCTCCCAAGCTGCGCTTGGCTCAACCCACCTCGGAAAAAAACGAGTTAGGTCCCTCGCCGGGGGGACCGGCCTGCGGCCGACGATAAGTATTCGTAGCTAAAAAAGGCACCCCGGCCGCCATGCGGCGACCGGGATCCCTTTTAGTTATATTCAGAACGGAACCCTGTGCGCTCATCCAGCAGCCTGTGCAAGGCCCCTGTACGGGCCGGCAGCAGGGCTAGATGGCCTTTCAGCGCCTCAGTGAAGGCGTTTTCCAGGCTCCACACATTGCGAGGTTCAAACTCCCGGTGAGAAGGCTCTCTCCAATGATCAACGACGACAGGAATCTTGCTGGCCGGGATGACTCCCCGGTCGACCGACCGGATCATGAGGTCATGGGCCAAGACATCGTTGAGCGCGAACTCCTTATACCGCTCGACCCTGCGATGCTGGATGCACCAGGAATCCTGCAAGCGGAGCATGGCATCATCGATCATCTCATCCAGATCATTGAGTATCCTGGTTGTGTGCTTCCTGGCTATCTTGATCTCACCTGAGAAACAGAGATTGTCACAAACGAGCACTTGCGAACCAGCTACTAGCCCGGCGGGTAGGCATTTATCGTGAGAATTCCTAACGCCGATTACCCGGTGATATTCCGCGTCCGGGGATTGCTCCTGTATTTCAAACAAACCGAAATATCGATTTCCGTCATGAGTCATTGCGTGGGCCTCTCCTGTAATATCCAGAAGAAAGCGACCACAGGCATCGCGTACCATGTCGACTAGATAGTGATGAGGGACAGGCTGCCATGAGCGCGTTGCATGCGGGACCGGGGTGGAAACCACCCGATCCCATTTGACAAGGTCGGCTCCGCAATGGAGGCAGAGGTTGCAGCGTGAGGGTGCCGGGGCTGCGACCGGTGGTTCGATTAAGTCGAGTACCATTTGTATATTCCTTTCTGTTTTAGATGTTGATTTCACGGAGCTGCTTGAGCGACCGCTTCAGGGCCGCGTGCTCCTTTTTAAGGCCGGCGCGTTCACGCAGGACGTCCTTTCCGAGTTTCATGAGAGCACTGAGGTCTCGGACAATACCCTTCAGCGCTTCCCTCACCCGGCTCGCTTCAGCAACCAGTTCCTCGGCAGCCTGCTGCGGCTCCTCCTCACTTACAGCGACGTTGGCCACAACGGGCTTCGCCACCCGTGCCACGTGCCTGACCGGGCGGGGATGCGTCGGGGCTTCCCGGGTCACCAGACGCGGCTTCTCCAACGTTGCCGGCCACTGCGGTTCCTCCATTCGAAGCGGCATGACAACCCATTCCCGGTTTTCGCCACGCAACACCAACGGGCTAAGCGCGTCTTTCAGGCACAGCCGGGTTGCTCCCCAGTTCAGGGCCTGGTGAACGTACCCGAAGTTGAAGGCCGTCCAGAACTGCCCGTGTTCCGGCCTGCTCAAGGGCGCAAGCGGATGGAACTGGCGTTCCTCGCCGTCCCCACTCCAGAGCGCCACCTCACCGTTGCGCAGGAGCAATCCGGCAGGCGCGTTCTTCCCGGATAACGAAGGCAGCTTGGCCAGATTGACGGTCAGCTGATGCAGATCGTCCTTCGAGAAGGTCACCGCCTGCCAGGCGTCAGTGTGCTTCGGCACGACCGCGCTCCAGTTTGGAAACTGACCGACCGGCACTTGCCAGCGATACGTCCACGGTCCCTGAACACAGGCCATGGATTGTACGTGCTCGTCATTCCGATACACCGCTACCGGTTTAGTGGTATCGAATTCCTGAAGGAACACGGAGGCGGGAAGCGAGAAGGCTTCGACGATTCCAGTGCGCCCCTCCGCATGGAAGAGCCGCCAGCCATCGGTTGCCACAACCGCTTCCGGTTCGACCCGGACAGCATTGAGGATTTCCCGTGTGGGATCCTGCGAGGCACAGGCGAGGGCCGGAGCGAGCTGCTGAACCGCGTGAACCACCAAGCCGCCCACCTGCTCACCCAGTGGTGAGGGTTCGGGGAACTCAACGGCATCAATGGTCGCGAACGGGATGCGACTCACGGATCCGTCCTCCTCGATGTGGAAGGTCCCCTTTTCCGGTCCCGCCTCGATGCCGAGAATCCCCTTGGCGGATCGCCTGGACAGGGCGGCCTGCAGGTCCTTTATCGGAACCAGAAACTCTCCTATGCCCATCTCACCGGTGCGAGGGAGTTGGTAGGTGACCGTCTGGCCCAAGTCGGTGCCGGTCACCGTGACTGTGTCGATGTTGATCAAAACCCGGACGTAGGTCAAAACCGGCAAGGTTGTTTTTGAGATCTTCAAACAGCGGAATCCACGAAGGATTTCGCGCCAATGTTTGATGGACAGTGTTAACATAATTCATTTCCTTTCATGTGTTGTGAATGTACCGAGGCCCGGTCCTTGCGGAACCGGGCCTCGGTACGGATTGATGTTTTGGTAGTTGTTTGTCGGCTACAGGAGGCCAGCCTCGGCGAACGAGTAGTAGCCTCGCCCAATTGGGTCATCGACCTTGTCGCCGACAATGACATGGTCGAGCAGGTCGATCTGAACGACCTTCGCAGCCTCCCGTAATTGCCGGGTGGCCCGGATGTCCGCCTGGCTGGGCGACGGGTCTCCCGATGGATGATTGTGGACGACCACGCAGGCGCTCGCCCCTGTCAAAATGACCGGGCGGAAGACTTCACGCGGATGCACGAGACTGGCGGTGGCGGTGCCCTTGGTCACCATGGACCGAGCCAGTGGCTTGTTTTTGCGATTCAGGCAAACGACCCAGAAGCTCTCAACAATCGGATCGTCATTGAAGGCGTCGGCCATGTAGCGGGTAATGCGCTCCGGGCTGTCCACCGCCTCAACCGGGCCTTCAGCGACCTGCGTGAACGTTACGCGGGCTGAGTAGATTTTCACCGCGGGCATCTCCTGAATTCATTAAAATGCTTCAGGAACATAGCTCCGGTAAAGAGCAATGCAGCTCCTGAGGCTATGGTGAACGGGATTAATATCCATGCACCGGCGCCAGCGACGGCAGCCAGAATGGGTCCAGTGATAGCCCCCAGTCCCAGCAGGGCCAAGGCGGTAATTAGAATTTTGATCGTGATATTCATGATGTAATTTCTTTGCTTTCTGTTTTTAGTTTTTTGAGTTGTACAAAGCACCAAGCTAATGTGGACATCAGCCCACACAGTCCGGCGCCAAGCAAGCCGACAGTAAGCGGCCAGAGATCAGGGGACGGTGGTGGCGTCCCCAGGGTGAGTGCAGCAGTTGTCCCAATGACACCTATTGCGATCAGGATCAGGTTGCTCATGCAGATCCTTTCCTTGAATCAGTTCCCCGGGGTTGGCCCGAAGAATCATACCGGTAACCGGCTGTTTTGTTTTCCATTGAATAATAAAGCCCGCTCTTCCCGGGACTTGTCAGGAGGGTATAAAACAAAAGCCACCGGGTCCTGAGTAACCGGTGGCCCTATTTGTGAATGCTCCTTGATGTAAGGTGCACGACTGTGATGGACGCGACGCCACTATATAGGCGGTCACACCCCAACTTTATTCTTAAAAAGGAGACAAGGGAACATGATGTTCCCGCTGTCCCCTGATTCAAACCTTGTTGGTACGCTTACGTTCCCCAGAACATGAACATGCAACCATCCTCCGACCAAGCTAACATCTCAGCCAGGTCATCAAACGATAGATGTCCTTCTCGGAACCAGCGATGGTTCCAGATGTGCACACCTTCGTCGTCAAAGCCGTAGATCACGGCCACATGTCCCCACTTTCCGGGTTCGTAGCTGACTAAGACGGGACAACAGGTATCGAGTGCACGTTTAAGTTTTGGTATACTCTGTCCAATGCACCGGTAGCGGAGACCTAGGCGGTTGAGTACACGGAGTATGTCCTCAACGTGAGTTCCATACCAGGTGGTGCCCAGTTGCTTCTTAAGATCGCGCGGGACAGGATAGCCCAAGGTCGCTAGCAACACCTCAGATGCCACAACGCCGCATGTGTGGTTTAAGAACTGATGGTACCGTGTGATTTGTAATGTTGTGCCCATGGGTTATCCACACCAGCGTGAACATTCAGTCCGGAATGGACACCAACCGCATGCCATCGAGGGTATAGGATGGAAACGTTCCGAACGGATCCCTTCGACCACGACATTGATCAATGACCAAAAGCGTTGGCGCTGAACTTTATCCGGTGCGGGCACCCGTACCCGGATAATTTTTGGGGTCTTGGTTTTTATCAAGAACACCAGTTCACTGCCGGGACATGCCTGCCCCGTTGCCGTCACAATAAGCTCGCTGTAGGCGGTCAGCTGTAGCTGGTGCTGCCATACCTCGTTTTCGATATCCGGGCTGCTCGCAGCCGTTTTGTAATCAACGGGCGTACCGTCGCGGTTAACCCTATCGAGAAAGCCCAACAGCTCCAGTCCTGTACCCTGTATCTCCTGGGACAAACGTACTTCCACGGCAAGTGGTTTGCCCGCTTCGGCGAATACGGAGGATTCGAGGTAGGTCTCCAGGATATGCTCCCCATGATTGAGAAGTTTATCCCGTTGTCCTTCCTCCTTCCACTTAACCGGTCCTTCAGCTTCTTCAAGTTCCCCGAAGTGGTACCGATAAGCCTGTAGGATGTTGTCCTTCTCAACGGGTTCATCCCGGAAGAGTTTACGGTTTACAACTTCGATACCTGCATGGACTGCCTTCCCCAAATGGAGAGCAGGCGAGACCGGGTAAGGTAGCTTTTCGATACGGGTGAAGTAGAATTGCCGGGGACAGGTCAGGTAGGTCTTAAGCGAGCTAGGACTCAAGTGTTCTATTGCAATCTCCGTCCTGTAGGCAGGTACCGGAGGTTGTAGTGTTGCCGTTATCATTATTGGTTCCTTCCGATGTGGTGGGTCTTGCCGCTACGATTGCCTCCGTTGAAGGCAGGCTGGCGTTGGTTGTCCAGCAACTCGTCGATTAGGCCGCTGGCTTCGAGCCTGTTTAAGTCCCTGACGGACTTCCCGTAGCGTGCTTTACCAAGGGCATTGAGATCATCCTCGGAGAGGCCGTTCTCTTGGGCAACACGCTCGATGAGTTGGCGCTGTTTCTCAGAACATTTCCACCCTGTATATCCCGGCACCGTTGCTAATCGGTTCCGGGGTGAACCGTTGGCACCGCTGTTTTGATGTAATGGTTTAATATCTTCCTGATGTGGAAGCCACCCAACCACTTGCAGTTCCCGGTCGATAGCCTCTTGCAAGGCCATGTAAGTTGCGTGTACCTCACCCGGGATGTCCTGGATGTCTGCAATCTCTTGTGTCAGGGTAAGTGTCAGGCCATGGCTACTATAGCCGGGCAATCCTATCTTCTTGGCATAGCATGCCTCAAGTTTAAGACTCATTATTATTCCTCTTTTATATGTTTAAACAATAAGCCCCGGAAGATGATCTTTCCGGGACTGTCGAAGCAGGGGTGCTCCAACAAGTATTTATGACACAACCCGGTTGTTAATTGCATGCAGAAGCCTTAATGCTCACCAGTTTCCGCTGTCAGTACTGGTTCCTTTAACAAGGTAATAGAGATCATACCTTTGAAGGTCATTGTGACCTTCATTGAAAACTTATTGGCCCAATTTTTTTGCCTCAAATGAAGGCAACTGGGTACGCGCAGCCACAGCGATTTGAGTGAAGCCGCTGAAGCGGGTATTACTTGGAAATGTTGTTTGTTTGCGCCTTCTTTTGGAGGTCCCGGATGAGTTCTTCAATTGGGAAGGGAAGAAAATCAGGACCAATTCCAACGTAGTTCTTAATGATAAGTCTCGGGGTGATTCTGGTCCCGTCCTGAGAACGCATTAGCGACGTCAATCCGAGAAACATTTGCCGGTTCGGATTCTTTGGAGTCTCGTTTCCAGTACCATGAGTCCCTTGTGACCTTATAGATTTCTGAACGACACAAGCGACTCCGGATTTGTTGGCCATTAAACGGTTTCCGGGACCAACTAGTTCAGGAATATCCTTCCTTAAGTTTCCCATCTTTGAAACGAGCTTCCTGTTCTTAACGATCCCATGGAGAGTGATAACCTCTTCATCGGAAAGTTCATGTGTTGGTATACCTTTATGCAGGTACCTGACGAACCGTTGCTCTGTGGAAGGTTCAATTGGGATAATATTCCCAATGCGTGTCTTATACAATTGAAATAATTCTTTCCTTGGAGTGGCGAAGAATTCATCAGGCATCGGTATCAAGCCATCTTGTGTTTCTACTTCTAATTTATCTAGTTTTTCCGGATGTATGGATAGTATGAGGTGGAGATGCACGTTAAACAATAGTCTCATTTCCCTGTCTCGTTTGGCAGTAGCTTCTACAGCGCGGTAAATACAATCGAATGGACCAATTTTGAAACTATCTAGCTCGTTGATTCTTCGTGTTCTCGCTAAAAGCAGGTCGATGTGACTCTGAAGTTCTTCAATGGGGCAGGCGGTTCCAGAACTCACGTAAGCTGAACAGCACCTTAAGTCTTGGTTCTTGCAGTAATAGTCGATCTCCATGCATTCTTGTTTTCTCCTTGATGCATTCGATGATTTAAGGAGAGGGGACTTTATTTTGGGTTCAATTAACTCAACGGAACCGTCTACAGGGTCATATAGAGACACCTGTTCCGATTTGGTTGGTACTTCACAGTGTTCAAGAATTATTTTTTTGACCCGTTCTTCCTCTGGGTCGTGGAACTTTTGCTTAGGCTCTAGGTTGAAGGTTGAGTTCTCCAGAAGGAACCTTTCCTTGGTGGGGATTTCTTTCCCAGACACTCTATCCCGGTGTGTCTTTTCCTTACATAGGGTGTTCTTGTGCTTCTGCATTCTCACGACTCCACTCGTTTTGTGCCGCCTCTACTTCCTCATGCCCAATCCAAATTCTTGGGCCAGGCACTGTTTAACCAAGCTCTCAATAGTTGCTCTCTCTAGTTCTTCGTAAAAGTCTGCGTTGTCGCGAAGAGATTTCATTATAGCTTTCTCCAACTGGTCAGGTACGGTCCCATCCACCTTGGAAGCCAAGTTTGATTTCCATGAATCGACCTGGAAGTCCAATAACCTCTCAACAACCTCTTGCACCAATAGATGGTCTTGATCAGGGGTGTTTTTGTCATATCTCATGTGCTCTGCAATTTGAATTGGTTTGATGCATCCCTAGAGGTAGTTATCCCTCATCTCCTGTACCTTGAATATATTCTCATTATCGTGTGACTGCTATTCCTCTATGAGCCTTCGGGCATCAACTGCTCGGATTTTCCCATCTCGCATTTTGGAAA
It encodes the following:
- a CDS encoding DUF932 domain-containing protein, which translates into the protein MVLDLIEPPVAAPAPSRCNLCLHCGADLVKWDRVVSTPVPHATRSWQPVPHHYLVDMVRDACGRFLLDITGEAHAMTHDGNRYFGLFEIQEQSPDAEYHRVIGVRNSHDKCLPAGLVAGSQVLVCDNLCFSGEIKIARKHTTRILNDLDEMIDDAMLRLQDSWCIQHRRVERYKEFALNDVLAHDLMIRSVDRGVIPASKIPVVVDHWREPSHREFEPRNVWSLENAFTEALKGHLALLPARTGALHRLLDERTGFRSEYN
- a CDS encoding JAB domain-containing protein, producing the protein MPAVKIYSARVTFTQVAEGPVEAVDSPERITRYMADAFNDDPIVESFWVVCLNRKNKPLARSMVTKGTATASLVHPREVFRPVILTGASACVVVHNHPSGDPSPSQADIRATRQLREAAKVVQIDLLDHVIVGDKVDDPIGRGYYSFAEAGLL
- a CDS encoding C39 family peptidase; its protein translation is MGTTLQITRYHQFLNHTCGVVASEVLLATLGYPVPRDLKKQLGTTWYGTHVEDILRVLNRLGLRYRCIGQSIPKLKRALDTCCPVLVSYEPGKWGHVAVIYGFDDEGVHIWNHRWFREGHLSFDDLAEMLAWSEDGCMFMFWGT
- a CDS encoding RecB family exonuclease, which gives rise to MITATLQPPVPAYRTEIAIEHLSPSSLKTYLTCPRQFYFTRIEKLPYPVSPALHLGKAVHAGIEVVNRKLFRDEPVEKDNILQAYRYHFGELEEAEGPVKWKEEGQRDKLLNHGEHILETYLESSVFAEAGKPLAVEVRLSQEIQGTGLELLGFLDRVNRDGTPVDYKTAASSPDIENEVWQHQLQLTAYSELIVTATGQACPGSELVFLIKTKTPKIIRVRVPAPDKVQRQRFWSLINVVVEGIRSERFHPIPSMACGWCPFRTECSRWCG